A single window of Anopheles moucheti chromosome 2, idAnoMoucSN_F20_07, whole genome shotgun sequence DNA harbors:
- the LOC128299591 gene encoding odorant receptor 22c-like — translation MLSNVAPVSDIPAANNWDIFKLQRKILLIFGIWPADRLVRRWYMKVLITINLITLVICVVGEFLHGLYAYRDGDLSETIECICPTVSRISGCLRMVFYLINEEKIGQVLNNINQVLKDKHPRENGVTKRMITLGQHFTFYLFLMMFFAAFLYGLTPFLIMAYNWFQGQKPLVKLLPFKLKLPFDSQNSFYFVLTTIFLNYASAPTITSQTGSDALFSGVCLYIYGQFQAIKLEMEALSATLDSSLSKGSSAETRRINNELRRISKRHQEIIELVAEVQRAFTPNVLLVYTATAIIMCIVCVAMLVVCEKYAKVEGVYKLTYLPYAFAELTLLFLYSYSGTIIRDSSEALQTVAYNFPWYRFDHNTRHLIQMMMIRAQYGSNVDVPFFETSMASFSIIVRTASSYITLMKSFL, via the exons ATGTTGTCCAACGTAGCTCCAGTTTCCGACATACCGGCTGCGAATAATTGGGACATCTTCAAACTCCAGCGTAAAATCCTGCTCATCTTTGGAATCTGGCCGGCGGATCGTTTGGTGCGCCGTTGGTATATGAAGGTGCTTATTACCATCAACTTAATAACACTCGTCATCTGTGTGGTGGGCGAGTTTCTCCACGGACTGTACGCCTACCGGGACGGTGATCTCAGTGAAACTATCGAGTGCATTTGCCCAACAGTCTCGCGGATTTCGGGTTGTTTGCGAATGGTATTTTATCTaattaatgaagaaaaaataggCCAAGTACTCAATAACATAAACCAGGTGTTAAAAG ATAAACATCCACGCGAAAATGGTGTTACGAAACGGATGATCACGCTGGGGCAACATTTTACTTTCTATTTGTTTCTGATGATGTTCTTTGCCGCTTTTTTGTACGGACTGACACCCTTTCTGATTATGGCCTACAATTGGTTTCAGGGGCAGAAACCATTGGTAAAACTGCTGCCATTCAAGTTAAA ATTACCGTTTGATTCGCAAAATTCCTTCTACTTCGTTTTGACAACCATATTTTTAAACTACGCCTCCGCTCCTACCATAACATCACAAACCGGTAGCGATGCACTGTTTAGTGGCGTTTGTCTTTACATTTACGGACAGTTTCAAGCTATCAAGCTGGAAATGGAAGCTCTCTCGGCGACACTTGATAGCAGCTTGTCGAAAGGTTCTTCAGCCGAAACGCGACGTATAAATAACGAACTAAGACGCATCAGCAAGCGCCACCAAGAAATTATAGAGCTTGTGGCAGAAGTTCAGCGTGCCTTTACGCCAAACGTACTGCTTGTCTACACGGCTACAGCCATCATCATGTGCATCGTCTGCGTGGCAATGCTTGTGGTATGCGAAAAGTATGCTAAA GTCGAAGGAGTGTATAAGCTAACCTACTTACCGTACGCATTTGCCGAGTTAACCTTGCTGTTTCTGTACTCGTACAGTGGTACAATCATCCGTGATTCG AGTGAAGCCCTTCAAACGGTGGCGTACAATTTCCCATGGTATCGATTCGACCACAACACACGTCACCTTATtcaaatgatgatgattagaGCACAATACGGATCGAACGTTGACGTGCCGTTCTTTGAAACTTCTATGGCAAGCTTTTCGATA ATCGTTCGTACAGCTTCTTCCTACATTACACTAATGAAATCCTTCTTGTAA